From Flavobacterium alkalisoli, the proteins below share one genomic window:
- a CDS encoding LLM class flavin-dependent oxidoreductase, whose translation METTNKKIAYSILELAIVSRGVTIEQTFKNSVTLAQKAEEMGYKRLWLAEHHNMVHVASVATSILIGHIAGNTKTIRVGSGGIMLPNHSPLIVAEQFGTLGRLYPNRIDLGLGRAPGTDQLTAHAIRSDRMQSVNSFPAEIEKIQQYFSTESEWEQVRAVVAEGVNVPLYILGSSLDSAHLAAKMGLPYAFASHFATGLLEEALHIYRKEFQPSEYLDKPYTIAGVNVIAADTDDEAERNYTSLIRMFLGILTGKREPLQPPMEMTDELMMIQHNPAVREMLKYSFVGRKEAVAKQVDRFLNETGVDELMVVSNFYDHNDRIKSYQILSEIIDERNR comes from the coding sequence ATGGAAACAACAAATAAAAAAATAGCTTACTCGATACTTGAGCTTGCCATTGTATCGCGTGGCGTTACTATAGAACAAACATTTAAAAACAGTGTTACTTTAGCACAAAAGGCCGAAGAAATGGGGTACAAGAGGCTATGGTTGGCAGAACACCATAACATGGTACATGTAGCCAGCGTTGCCACTTCTATACTTATAGGGCACATAGCAGGAAATACAAAAACAATCCGTGTAGGATCGGGAGGTATAATGTTGCCTAATCATTCACCGCTTATAGTAGCTGAGCAGTTTGGTACGCTCGGGAGGCTATATCCTAACCGAATTGATTTAGGATTAGGAAGGGCGCCGGGAACCGACCAGTTAACGGCACACGCTATCAGAAGTGACAGAATGCAGTCGGTAAACAGTTTTCCTGCTGAGATTGAGAAAATACAACAGTATTTCTCAACAGAAAGCGAGTGGGAGCAGGTACGTGCTGTAGTAGCCGAAGGGGTTAATGTACCATTATATATTTTAGGTTCGAGTTTAGACAGTGCTCACCTTGCTGCAAAAATGGGACTTCCGTATGCTTTTGCCAGTCATTTTGCGACGGGGTTGCTGGAAGAAGCACTACATATTTACAGAAAAGAGTTCCAGCCTTCTGAGTATCTTGATAAGCCTTACACCATTGCAGGTGTTAATGTAATTGCAGCCGATACCGATGATGAGGCTGAAAGGAACTATACGTCACTGATAAGGATGTTTTTAGGCATACTTACAGGAAAAAGAGAACCTTTACAGCCACCTATGGAAATGACGGATGAACTGATGATGATTCAGCATAACCCTGCAGTAAGGGAAATGCTTAAATACTCTTTTGTAGGAAGGAAAGAAGCTGTTGCGAAGCAGGTGGATAGATTCCTGAATGAAACCGGTGTAGATGAACTGATGGTCGTGTCAAACTTTTATGATCATAATGACAGGATTAAATCCTATCAGATTCTATCTGAAATAATAGACGAACGAAATAGGTAA
- a CDS encoding winged helix-turn-helix transcriptional regulator: protein MTENICHKKEIMAIHDTMDVLGGKWKISIISTMCYYNKRRFSDILNDLNGISNKQLSKELKELELNKLIKRTVLDTQPISVQYNLTDYGQSLQNLIHDLAAWGAKHRQVIIGESNVV from the coding sequence ATGACAGAAAACATTTGCCACAAGAAAGAAATCATGGCTATCCACGACACAATGGACGTGTTGGGAGGGAAATGGAAAATATCCATTATATCTACCATGTGCTACTATAATAAAAGACGCTTTTCTGATATACTGAATGATCTTAATGGTATATCTAACAAACAATTAAGTAAAGAGCTGAAGGAATTGGAGCTTAATAAGCTTATTAAACGTACTGTTTTAGATACCCAGCCGATATCGGTACAATACAACCTTACGGATTATGGGCAGTCCCTGCAAAACCTTATTCATGATCTTGCAGCATGGGGCGCAAAACACAGGCAGGTAATAATAGGAGAAAGTAATGTTGTTTAA
- a CDS encoding SDR family NAD(P)-dependent oxidoreductase, translated as MSLVNKNVVITGGSTGIGLATAKAFINAGANVIITSRSADNLQKASDEINNPNLKTLVSDTSNLDGIAVLEKFVAENNWKLDVLFLNAAIATFGPIAQTTEEDFDAQFNTNVKGHYFTLQKLMPHLANGSSVIFTSSIVATAAGIGTSIYSATKGAINKIAQIAANELAERKIRVNLVSPGPIQTPGLDSVANVEAKENLAASTALQRLGTADEIANTVVFLSSGQASFISGADITVDGGAITYMLK; from the coding sequence ATGAGTTTAGTAAACAAGAACGTAGTAATAACGGGCGGAAGTACAGGAATAGGTCTAGCAACAGCAAAAGCATTTATTAATGCCGGAGCAAACGTAATAATAACAAGCAGAAGTGCCGATAACCTGCAAAAGGCTTCAGATGAAATCAATAATCCGAATTTAAAGACTTTAGTGTCTGATACCTCAAACCTTGATGGTATTGCAGTTTTGGAAAAATTTGTTGCAGAAAACAACTGGAAACTAGACGTACTTTTCCTGAATGCCGCAATCGCCACATTCGGACCTATAGCACAAACAACCGAAGAAGATTTTGATGCTCAGTTTAATACCAATGTGAAAGGTCATTATTTTACATTACAAAAATTAATGCCTCATCTGGCTAATGGTTCGTCGGTTATATTCACCTCATCAATAGTGGCAACAGCTGCCGGTATAGGAACCAGTATATATTCTGCTACAAAAGGAGCCATAAACAAAATTGCCCAAATTGCAGCAAACGAACTGGCTGAAAGAAAAATACGTGTAAACCTTGTTAGCCCGGGACCAATACAAACACCGGGACTGGATAGTGTAGCGAATGTTGAAGCTAAAGAAAATTTAGCGGCATCAACCGCGCTACAACGCCTTGGTACTGCCGATGAAATTGCAAATACAGTAGTGTTTTTATCTTCCGGCCAAGCAAGCTTTATAAGTGGTGCAGACATTACTGTTGATGGTGGCGCCATTACTTACATGTTGAAGTAA
- a CDS encoding carboxypeptidase-like regulatory domain-containing protein: MLKNLFTCLTILLGIQTVLSQNITAKIIDSETGESLSYANVQIDGEDSVVSNSEGYFSIPPKNNDEKTTLTVSFLGYYTENLTVGELKNINFLIKMRPGTFELETVYISNTEIDAYSIMASVRKNLKANYTDSGKPTKNTVFFRESTVIRPKQVKLEMTQATGYSKQQIKDANKELDEFAAKMINYPPKQFTDRLYNYYTSTKIHKEKPVPVQKLEVVKAVKFKDANRSVTLDDMEKLGAQVLFKHLDATKHYRIKSGLIGVRDTIVSNNSFVTDSEYRELEDAEKKTNQKAARSYNWTFLYRTNILINGRFDFINSSELSELYEYSYAGVAESDDKNNRIFIIKFRPNKRRAKYTGTLYVSEKDYAIVRADYTLVEGKKLSGINLKLILGIKQAENFDKGTLVYKKRESGEYYLQYASQENGQYIYINRPLKFIEITEGDKDKVGFDFKAEMDEFEKEEYFVMSESAITEGDYEAAQEPEFDYMQLGSYDPSVWKEYTTIEPLNEMKQFKSVE, encoded by the coding sequence ATGCTGAAAAACCTATTTACCTGCCTTACTATTCTGTTAGGTATTCAAACTGTATTATCTCAAAACATTACCGCTAAAATTATTGATTCAGAGACAGGGGAGAGCCTTTCTTATGCCAATGTTCAAATTGACGGAGAAGATAGTGTAGTAAGTAACTCTGAAGGGTATTTTAGCATACCTCCAAAAAATAATGATGAGAAGACTACACTAACCGTTTCTTTTTTAGGGTATTATACCGAGAATCTAACCGTAGGGGAATTAAAGAATATTAACTTCCTTATAAAAATGCGTCCAGGGACTTTTGAGTTGGAAACGGTATACATATCCAATACAGAAATTGATGCCTATAGTATAATGGCTTCTGTCAGGAAGAATCTTAAAGCCAATTATACAGATTCAGGTAAACCAACAAAAAATACTGTTTTTTTTCGTGAGTCAACAGTAATAAGGCCTAAACAGGTTAAGCTTGAAATGACACAGGCTACGGGATACAGCAAGCAGCAAATTAAGGATGCTAATAAGGAACTGGATGAGTTTGCCGCAAAGATGATAAACTATCCTCCTAAGCAGTTTACAGATAGGTTATATAACTATTATACTTCTACAAAAATACATAAGGAAAAGCCGGTGCCGGTTCAAAAACTTGAAGTCGTAAAAGCAGTAAAATTTAAGGATGCTAACCGATCGGTAACCCTGGATGATATGGAAAAGTTAGGTGCACAGGTTTTATTTAAGCACTTAGACGCCACAAAACATTACAGGATTAAAAGCGGACTTATAGGGGTGAGGGATACCATAGTGTCAAACAATAGTTTTGTTACTGATAGTGAATATCGTGAACTTGAGGACGCGGAGAAAAAGACCAACCAGAAAGCAGCAAGATCATATAACTGGACTTTTTTGTACAGAACAAATATTTTAATCAATGGCAGATTTGACTTTATTAATAGCAGTGAGTTAAGCGAATTATATGAATACAGCTATGCCGGAGTTGCCGAGAGTGACGATAAAAACAACCGTATTTTTATAATCAAATTCAGGCCCAACAAGAGAAGGGCTAAGTATACAGGAACGTTGTATGTTTCCGAGAAAGACTATGCTATTGTAAGGGCGGATTATACTTTAGTGGAAGGAAAGAAGCTTAGTGGTATTAATCTAAAACTTATTTTAGGTATTAAGCAGGCTGAGAATTTTGATAAAGGTACGTTGGTATATAAAAAGAGGGAATCGGGGGAATATTACCTGCAATATGCTTCTCAGGAAAACGGACAGTACATATATATAAACAGGCCGCTGAAATTTATAGAGATAACAGAGGGTGATAAAGACAAGGTAGGTTTTGACTTTAAAGCCGAAATGGATGAGTTTGAGAAAGAAGAATATTTTGTTATGTCGGAATCAGCAATAACAGAAGGCGATTATGAAGCCGCTCAGGAACCCGAATTTGATTATATGCAGTTAGGAAGTTACGATCCTTCTGTATGGAAAGAATATACCACGATAGAGCCTTTAAACGAAATGAAGCAGTTTAAATCGGTTGAGTAA
- a CDS encoding BspA family leucine-rich repeat surface protein, with protein sequence MKRNHLTLFFLFLTSFIYAQEPFVTVWQATAPSYQINIPIVNEAGNNYTVDFGDGTVLTNQTGPCSHVFESIGGEELHTVTISGTFGRIDFSTMPASAVKLYYIQQWGDVQWTSMEHAFFSCYQLIITATDTPDLSQVTSMEGMFHGASNLNSDPEFPLNLNNWDVSNVTNMKDLFREAPIGETSLDNWDVSNVTNMEAMFADVTNFNGNLNSWDVSSVTNMKQMFYNTQMFNQPLDNWDVSNVTDMSFMFNKNDVFNQPLNSWDVSSVTNMEQMFGGIESVSSHFNQPLDNWDVSSVVNMKGMFANAVVFNQSLDSWNVSSVTDMSYMFYRAYDYNQPLNSWDVSSVTNMRYMFNDAHVFNQPLNDWDVSSVTDMRYMFTDANNFDQPLNNWDVSSVITMERMFTGADVFNGEVANWDVSNVVNMGYMFGGAELFNQPVGDWDVSNVTDINSIFANTNNFNQPLNNWDVSNVIDMNSAFNGALSFNQDLSDWDFSGVQANFVYFVSGTNLSTVNYDALLLRFAEQEIENQLLISYYLSYCDSVVRNYLINDLGWNISEDEQSDDCETEANPINGYVFFDEDNNGCTNSDVPAANVLIKATNGNFNYITTIDTDGYYEMDTFVAGTYEIEVIANNYFTVSPETATVTFTGTGDTEELNFCITANELVEDLNITILPVTDARPGFEAEYQLVIENLGIQSIPIVTVSFEYNDAMQSFVSAVPAASSNSGNVLTFTLADFQPFESRTIDIIMQTFTPPTVNGDDVLNFTATVTPNQNDYTPEDNTFEFEQIVVNSYDPNDKRVVQGSEIYPEQTDEYLDYIIRFQNTGTASAINIRVKDVLSEEVDWNTFRPISSSHEYRLEITDGNQVEFIFENINLPFEGEDEAGSNGFIAYKIKPVAGLEVGDIIHGNEVNIYFDYNLPIITNSVTTEIVSLMGVNDYALTGSIVLYPNPANDVLHLKSENNVAPEMVAIYNLQGRELMSFNQNMENMNISGLSAGVYLITVKTSQGSAQYKLIKE encoded by the coding sequence ATGAAAAGAAATCACCTTACATTATTTTTTTTGTTCTTAACTTCTTTTATTTATGCTCAGGAACCATTTGTTACGGTATGGCAGGCCACAGCACCATCATATCAGATAAATATACCGATAGTTAATGAGGCTGGTAATAACTATACTGTAGATTTTGGAGATGGAACTGTGTTAACCAATCAAACCGGGCCTTGTAGCCATGTTTTTGAGTCTATTGGCGGTGAGGAATTACATACCGTAACTATATCTGGTACATTTGGAAGAATAGATTTTTCAACAATGCCTGCATCAGCGGTTAAGCTGTATTATATTCAGCAATGGGGAGATGTGCAATGGACCAGTATGGAACATGCTTTTTTTTCGTGCTATCAGCTAATTATAACTGCTACTGATACTCCTGATTTGAGTCAGGTTACAAGTATGGAAGGTATGTTTCATGGAGCTTCTAACCTTAATTCAGACCCTGAATTTCCTTTAAATCTAAACAATTGGGATGTTTCAAATGTTACTAATATGAAAGATTTATTTAGAGAGGCTCCTATTGGTGAAACTTCCCTTGATAATTGGGACGTTTCTAATGTTACTAATATGGAAGCCATGTTTGCCGATGTTACTAATTTTAATGGGAATCTAAATAGTTGGGATGTATCCAGTGTTACTAATATGAAGCAAATGTTTTATAACACGCAAATGTTTAATCAGCCATTAGATAATTGGGATGTTTCAAATGTGACCGACATGTCTTTTATGTTTAATAAAAATGACGTGTTTAACCAACCATTAAACAGTTGGGATGTATCCAGTGTTACTAATATGGAACAAATGTTTGGAGGTATAGAATCTGTAAGCAGTCATTTTAATCAGCCATTAGACAATTGGGATGTTTCAAGTGTTGTTAACATGAAAGGTATGTTTGCTAATGCTGTAGTCTTTAATCAATCTCTAGATAGTTGGAATGTTTCAAGTGTTACTGATATGTCATATATGTTTTACAGAGCATATGATTACAATCAGCCATTGAATAGTTGGGACGTGTCTAGTGTAACGAATATGAGATATATGTTTAATGATGCACATGTATTTAATCAGCCATTAAATGACTGGGATGTTTCCAGTGTTACCGATATGAGGTATATGTTTACTGATGCTAATAATTTTGACCAACCATTAAATAATTGGGATGTTTCCAGTGTAATAACAATGGAAAGAATGTTTACTGGAGCAGATGTATTTAATGGTGAAGTAGCAAACTGGGATGTATCCAATGTTGTTAACATGGGATATATGTTTGGTGGTGCAGAATTATTTAACCAACCTGTAGGAGATTGGGATGTTTCCAATGTAACTGATATAAATTCAATATTTGCGAACACAAATAATTTTAATCAGCCTTTAAATAATTGGGATGTTTCTAATGTTATTGATATGAATAGTGCTTTTAATGGAGCTTTATCTTTTAATCAGGATTTATCAGATTGGGACTTTTCAGGGGTACAAGCTAATTTTGTTTATTTTGTATCTGGAACTAATCTGAGTACAGTGAATTATGACGCTCTTTTACTTCGATTTGCCGAACAGGAAATAGAAAATCAGTTGTTGATATCATATTATCTTTCTTATTGTGATTCTGTAGTCAGAAATTATCTAATTAATGATTTGGGATGGAATATATCTGAGGACGAGCAGTCTGATGATTGTGAGACCGAAGCAAATCCAATAAACGGATATGTGTTTTTTGATGAAGATAATAATGGATGTACCAATAGTGATGTGCCGGCAGCAAATGTTTTAATAAAAGCAACTAACGGTAATTTTAATTATATTACAACAATAGATACTGACGGCTATTATGAAATGGACACATTTGTAGCAGGTACGTATGAAATAGAGGTTATTGCTAATAATTATTTTACTGTATCTCCAGAAACAGCTACAGTTACCTTTACAGGCACAGGAGATACAGAAGAACTTAATTTTTGTATTACAGCTAACGAGTTAGTAGAGGATTTAAATATAACTATCCTGCCTGTAACTGATGCCCGTCCTGGATTTGAGGCAGAATATCAGTTAGTAATCGAGAACTTAGGGATACAGTCTATCCCTATAGTAACGGTAAGTTTTGAGTATAACGATGCAATGCAGTCTTTTGTAAGTGCTGTTCCGGCTGCATCATCAAACTCAGGAAATGTACTGACTTTTACATTGGCCGATTTTCAGCCTTTTGAAAGCAGGACAATTGATATTATTATGCAAACGTTTACCCCACCTACAGTAAATGGTGATGATGTTTTAAATTTTACAGCTACTGTAACCCCTAACCAAAATGATTATACTCCTGAAGATAATACTTTTGAATTTGAGCAAATTGTGGTAAACTCTTATGATCCTAATGATAAGCGAGTGGTACAGGGGAGCGAAATATATCCTGAACAGACAGATGAATATCTTGACTATATTATAAGATTCCAAAATACAGGAACTGCAAGCGCCATAAATATAAGGGTTAAGGATGTACTTAGTGAAGAGGTAGACTGGAATACGTTTAGACCGATAAGTTCAAGTCATGAATATAGATTAGAAATTACTGATGGTAATCAGGTAGAGTTTATTTTTGAAAACATCAACCTTCCTTTTGAAGGTGAGGATGAAGCAGGTAGTAATGGTTTTATAGCCTATAAAATAAAACCTGTTGCCGGACTTGAGGTTGGTGATATTATTCATGGTAACGAGGTTAACATTTATTTTGATTACAACCTACCTATTATAACAAACAGCGTTACAACAGAGATAGTTAGTTTGATGGGAGTAAACGATTATGCTTTAACCGGCAGCATTGTATTATATCCTAACCCTGCTAATGATGTTCTTCATTTAAAAAGTGAGAATAACGTAGCTCCGGAAATGGTTGCCATATATAACCTACAAGGGCGCGAACTAATGTCTTTTAACCAGAATATGGAGAATATGAATATTAGTGGTTTAAGTGCAGGTGTATACCTTATAACTGTAAAAACCAGTCAGGGGTCAGCACAATACAAACTAATAAAAGAATAA
- a CDS encoding sodium:solute symporter family protein, producing the protein MEIHIIDLVIFIVYLVAMLGVGFYFMGRNKSKDDYYVGGRNMSAGHIGLSVVATDVGGGFSIGLGGLGFMMGLSGSWMLFTGLLGAWLSAVLLIPKVYPIAKENKFLTFPQSLAHHYNTKVALIAGFISLIGYVGFTSSQILAGAKLVEATFPSVSINMAVLIMGVIAVVYTAVGGIKAVIYTDTIQWIILMGGLIFIGIPMGYVYIGGWEAISKTVPSGFMSLTNVSFVQLFNWFITIVPIWFVGMTLYQRIFASRDVKTAKKAWFVAGLFEWPIMAFMGIALGLFARVGYEQGLFEAIGYAPGTHIDPELGLPLFLRTILPVGLMGLMLSAYFSAIMSTADSCLMAASGNFTTDILEYFKGTRKFGHIKYSQIITLVIGALAIILATNMRNVLELMLYSYAFMVSGLLVPVLGTLLLKKPSAKAAVAAMIVGGLTTLVLIITQVKLPFALDANFFGIAASFVSFMLVQYTSKLKGVMA; encoded by the coding sequence ATGGAAATTCACATTATTGATTTAGTAATATTTATTGTTTATCTGGTTGCCATGCTTGGGGTAGGATTCTACTTTATGGGGCGTAACAAATCAAAAGACGATTACTATGTGGGAGGCAGGAACATGTCCGCCGGGCATATAGGCCTTTCGGTAGTAGCTACTGATGTTGGCGGAGGATTCTCGATAGGTCTAGGAGGGCTTGGTTTTATGATGGGGCTTTCGGGAAGCTGGATGCTGTTTACCGGCCTTTTAGGGGCTTGGTTAAGTGCAGTACTGTTAATACCTAAGGTTTACCCCATAGCAAAGGAAAATAAGTTTTTAACCTTTCCGCAGTCACTGGCACATCATTATAATACTAAGGTAGCTCTTATAGCAGGATTTATTTCGCTTATAGGGTATGTAGGTTTTACCAGTTCACAAATACTTGCCGGAGCAAAACTGGTAGAAGCTACTTTTCCGTCGGTATCCATAAATATGGCAGTACTTATAATGGGAGTTATTGCTGTGGTGTATACGGCTGTAGGAGGAATTAAGGCAGTTATTTATACCGATACCATCCAGTGGATAATATTAATGGGCGGACTTATATTTATAGGGATTCCAATGGGATATGTATACATAGGTGGTTGGGAAGCTATTAGTAAAACGGTACCTTCCGGTTTTATGTCGTTAACCAATGTGTCTTTTGTACAGCTGTTTAACTGGTTTATTACCATAGTACCTATATGGTTTGTGGGTATGACACTCTATCAGCGAATATTTGCTTCCAGAGATGTAAAAACAGCTAAAAAGGCATGGTTTGTTGCCGGATTGTTTGAATGGCCTATAATGGCGTTTATGGGCATCGCTTTAGGGTTGTTTGCCAGGGTAGGTTATGAGCAGGGATTATTTGAAGCAATAGGTTATGCTCCCGGAACTCACATTGATCCCGAGCTTGGACTTCCGTTATTTTTAAGGACGATATTACCTGTTGGGTTAATGGGACTGATGCTGTCAGCATACTTCTCGGCTATTATGTCAACAGCCGATAGTTGCTTAATGGCTGCATCGGGTAATTTTACTACCGATATACTGGAATACTTTAAGGGAACCCGAAAGTTCGGGCATATAAAATACTCGCAAATAATAACTCTTGTAATTGGTGCACTAGCTATAATTTTGGCAACCAATATGCGAAATGTGCTGGAGCTGATGCTTTACTCTTATGCATTTATGGTTTCGGGGTTATTAGTACCTGTATTAGGTACTTTACTGCTCAAAAAACCATCGGCAAAGGCGGCAGTGGCAGCCATGATTGTAGGCGGACTCACAACGCTTGTTTTAATAATAACACAGGTGAAACTGCCATTTGCCCTTGATGCTAACTTTTTTGGTATAGCGGCTTCGTTTGTTTCGTTTATGTTGGTGCAGTATACCAGCAAGCTAAAAGGTGTTATGGCTTAA
- a CDS encoding DUF481 domain-containing protein — translation MTHTKNWLNSISLHLRIALIGFVWLCSYGTGYAQNDTIILKNKDRLIGEIKEMDRGVLIIETDYSDSDFKLKWIDIKKLSSDQTFLITLKEGKRINSKLQMDSINGGRVVLHDIITKDYIYTTIDDIVYVKSVKQGFVSRLDASLSIGLNLTQSNNFKQLSVRSTLGYTANYWSVAGSYNAIKTRQDESEDINRTDASLGLKYFFNHDYFINVSSEILSNNEQQLKLRVTTKAGVGKYFVHTNRVYFGSAVGLAWNNERYEEALGTNRNSAEAFVGMELNMFDFKDFSLLTNAVVYPSLTESRRVRSDIKLDVKYDLPLDFFIKMGATYNYDKRPPEGANKEDYVFQATFGWEL, via the coding sequence ATGACCCACACAAAAAATTGGCTTAACAGTATTTCCCTACATTTACGTATAGCCCTTATAGGGTTTGTATGGCTGTGTAGTTATGGAACCGGTTATGCACAGAACGATACTATAATCCTTAAAAATAAGGACAGACTTATTGGTGAAATAAAAGAAATGGACAGAGGTGTCCTTATTATTGAAACCGATTATAGTGATAGTGATTTTAAATTAAAATGGATAGATATTAAAAAGCTTTCCAGCGATCAAACCTTTTTAATTACATTAAAAGAAGGAAAGAGAATTAACAGTAAGCTGCAAATGGACTCTATTAACGGGGGCAGGGTAGTTTTACATGACATTATTACAAAAGACTATATCTATACAACAATAGATGATATAGTGTATGTAAAGTCTGTTAAACAGGGCTTTGTATCCCGTTTAGATGCGTCACTGTCTATAGGGTTAAACCTTACGCAAAGTAACAACTTTAAACAGTTAAGTGTAAGGAGTACTTTAGGGTATACAGCAAATTACTGGAGTGTTGCAGGAAGCTATAATGCCATAAAAACACGGCAGGACGAAAGCGAAGATATTAATCGTACGGATGCCAGTCTTGGTCTTAAATATTTTTTTAACCATGATTATTTTATAAATGTTTCTTCAGAAATATTATCCAATAATGAGCAGCAGCTTAAATTAAGGGTTACTACTAAAGCAGGTGTTGGTAAATATTTTGTACATACAAACAGGGTTTACTTTGGTAGTGCAGTAGGTTTGGCATGGAACAATGAAAGGTACGAAGAGGCTTTAGGCACTAACCGAAACAGTGCAGAGGCTTTTGTGGGAATGGAACTGAATATGTTTGATTTTAAAGATTTTAGCCTGCTTACCAATGCTGTTGTTTATCCGAGTTTAACGGAGTCTCGCAGGGTGAGGAGCGATATTAAACTGGATGTAAAATATGATTTGCCTCTTGACTTTTTTATAAAGATGGGAGCAACCTATAACTATGATAAAAGGCCGCCGGAAGGGGCCAATAAAGAAGATTATGTTTTCCAGGCTACTTTTGGCTGGGAATTATAA
- a CDS encoding DUF2092 domain-containing protein codes for MIRKLLLFVFFIPFTVFSQKVKVDSVAVLVLDRMSDVIGELGSCSFNLTTSVDEKGLYGLEKKFSNYEVYFKGPSKMLVQARSDDFHKGYWYNGEHMVYYSYKENNYSVIDAPDSTLVMIDRIHEDYEIEFPASDFFYPAITDDILENFPTIAFLGSKNIHGQNCFHILADNDKMTFQVWISDDALTLPLKFAITYKDKEGSPQYLASFSDWKLNPDLPDVLFEFIPPPGSHEITILSKNEQ; via the coding sequence ATGATAAGAAAATTATTACTCTTCGTTTTCTTTATCCCTTTTACTGTATTTTCTCAAAAGGTTAAAGTGGATTCTGTAGCGGTGCTTGTTTTAGACAGAATGAGCGATGTTATAGGTGAATTAGGTTCCTGTAGTTTTAATCTGACTACTTCGGTTGATGAGAAAGGCCTTTATGGCCTTGAAAAGAAATTCTCTAATTATGAAGTGTACTTTAAAGGGCCTTCTAAAATGCTTGTGCAGGCCCGTAGCGACGATTTTCATAAAGGATACTGGTATAATGGCGAACACATGGTATATTATTCCTATAAAGAGAATAACTACTCTGTAATAGATGCTCCCGATTCTACACTGGTAATGATAGACAGAATTCATGAAGATTATGAGATAGAGTTCCCTGCTTCAGATTTTTTCTATCCTGCAATTACAGATGATATACTGGAAAACTTTCCTACAATAGCTTTCTTGGGCAGTAAAAATATACATGGACAAAACTGTTTTCACATTCTTGCAGACAACGACAAGATGACTTTTCAGGTATGGATATCGGATGATGCCCTAACCCTGCCTTTAAAGTTTGCCATAACATATAAGGATAAGGAAGGAAGCCCGCAATACCTGGCATCTTTTTCGGATTGGAAACTTAATCCCGATTTGCCGGATGTCTTATTTGAATTTATCCCGCCACCGGGCTCCCATGAAATAACTATCTTATCAAAAAACGAACAGTAA
- a CDS encoding DoxX family protein, with protein sequence MDVVIVLSVFFVLSALYFKLVKKTYKWKVSGNIAMCAMLMFTAIGHFLFTKGMGMMLPPFIPYKEFVVYLTGVMEIAFGLLLLFPKYRKRTGIILIIFFILILPSNIYAALHHVNLKTADFSGNGPVYLWFRIPLQLFFICWVYLFSIKK encoded by the coding sequence ATGGATGTTGTTATAGTACTATCGGTGTTTTTTGTTTTGAGTGCCCTGTATTTTAAGCTTGTAAAGAAAACTTATAAATGGAAGGTTAGTGGTAACATAGCCATGTGTGCCATGCTTATGTTTACAGCTATAGGCCATTTTTTGTTTACCAAAGGTATGGGTATGATGCTGCCTCCTTTTATTCCGTATAAAGAGTTTGTGGTTTACCTTACGGGAGTTATGGAAATAGCATTTGGACTTTTGTTATTGTTTCCAAAATACAGGAAGCGAACAGGAATAATACTTATAATTTTCTTTATTCTTATCCTTCCGTCTAATATTTATGCAGCCCTGCATCATGTCAATTTAAAAACTGCCGACTTTAGTGGTAACGGACCTGTGTACTTATGGTTCAGGATTCCTTTACAGTTGTTTTTCATCTGTTGGGTTTACCTGTTTTCGATAAAGAAATAA